In Natrononativus amylolyticus, a single window of DNA contains:
- a CDS encoding ABC transporter ATP-binding protein: MTQSNGHRQKHEQEQEQVSHHSTVDETPLVSVRGLTKHYPITEGIIKTEVGRVRAVDGIDFDVYPGETLGIVGESGCGKSTVATTLLQLEEPTDGVINFDGDDIASYDSDDLKRFRRRAQMIFQDPDSSFDPRMSIGESVGEPLRVQGMSDRDRRRSIVKDLLERVGLSGGDIDRYPHEFSGGQKQRIGLARALSVNPDLIVADEPVSALDVSVQSDILALINELQTSFGQSIIFISHDMSVVRQICDRVAVMYLGEIVEIGPTDQIFTDPQHPYTRALIASIPTPDPTDRGLGGELSGDVPSPSSPPSGCRFHTRCPEVIQPDEYSFDQSVWRGILNLRQRLSEGRISPDTYAAEVVAENDQYTDPQQVSKDELRRRIRKDFGLLEPIADQQAKSILEAALEHVISGNLDGATTLLADELSTPCERREPTLEPTDAGHPAACLRHELETESISAYTQSARE; encoded by the coding sequence ATGACGCAGAGTAACGGACACAGACAGAAACACGAGCAAGAACAGGAACAGGTATCCCACCACTCCACCGTTGACGAAACGCCCCTCGTCTCGGTTCGCGGCCTCACGAAACACTACCCGATCACGGAGGGTATCATCAAGACCGAAGTCGGTCGCGTGCGAGCCGTCGATGGTATCGACTTCGACGTGTACCCGGGTGAAACGCTCGGTATCGTTGGCGAAAGCGGCTGTGGCAAGTCAACTGTCGCCACGACACTGCTGCAGCTGGAAGAGCCGACGGATGGCGTAATCAATTTCGACGGAGACGATATCGCTTCGTACGACTCGGACGATCTCAAGCGATTTCGTCGACGTGCGCAAATGATATTTCAGGATCCTGATTCGAGCTTTGATCCCCGAATGAGTATCGGCGAATCCGTCGGTGAACCGCTTCGAGTACAGGGAATGAGCGATCGCGATCGGCGACGCAGTATCGTGAAAGATCTCCTCGAGCGAGTGGGGCTTTCGGGCGGTGACATCGATCGGTACCCTCACGAGTTCTCCGGCGGCCAAAAACAACGCATCGGGCTGGCTCGAGCGCTGTCGGTCAACCCTGACCTGATCGTGGCGGACGAACCAGTATCGGCGCTCGACGTATCTGTGCAATCGGACATTCTGGCGCTCATCAACGAGTTGCAAACGTCGTTTGGTCAAAGCATCATCTTCATCAGCCACGACATGTCTGTCGTTCGCCAGATATGTGATCGGGTTGCCGTGATGTACCTCGGCGAAATCGTCGAGATCGGGCCGACCGATCAGATTTTCACCGACCCACAGCATCCGTATACGCGGGCATTGATTGCGTCGATCCCGACCCCCGATCCGACTGATCGTGGGCTTGGTGGCGAGTTGAGTGGCGACGTCCCGAGCCCCTCCTCGCCACCGAGTGGCTGTCGTTTCCACACACGGTGTCCCGAGGTGATTCAGCCCGACGAGTACAGCTTTGACCAATCCGTCTGGCGAGGGATACTGAACCTGCGTCAGCGTCTGTCTGAAGGGAGGATCAGTCCGGACACGTACGCAGCGGAGGTCGTCGCGGAGAACGACCAGTACACTGATCCACAACAGGTGTCCAAAGATGAATTGCGGAGGCGAATTCGCAAAGACTTCGGACTTCTCGAACCGATCGCCGATCAACAGGCCAAATCGATCCTCGAAGCGGCACTCGAACACGTCATTTCTGGGAACCTAGACGGAGCGACCACGCTGCTGGCCGACGAGCTGTCAACTCCGTGTGAACGGAGAGAGCCGACCCTCGAACCGACTGACGCCGGCCATCCCGCAGCCTGTCTCCGCCACGAGCTCGAGACCGAATCGATCAGCGCCTACACACAGTCGGCTCGAGAGTAG
- a CDS encoding aldehyde dehydrogenase family protein, translating into MTSGQFENVLTVHTHEQNGMLDEFHEDYENAVEAVGDDLGENHPLWINGQAVETNESFTVTDPGNFDRVIGEFAAGGPEHVDDAVEAANDAFDDWKDTPFDERVAIFRQAADQIEDRKYEIAAVMGFENGKNRTEALAEVDEAIDFLRYYSDDFERNEGYTSAPVEPTPGQRCVSDLQPYGVFGVVTPFNFPFAILVGMTTGALITGNTAVVKPASTTPLTAHLFVEILTEAGIPDGVVNLVTGGGRDVGQPMIEHEHVAGFAFTGSREVGLKIQETFDEMGKRGPVIAELGGKNPVIVTDSADISKAVSGVKFGAFSFSGQKCSATSRVYVHTDVIDEFTERLVEETNKLSIGRPEDEDTVVSPLIDDGALERYNEITELAAADGTVLTGGETVDDSALPDGRYVQPTVVADISHGHELATDEHFLPFVTIHPVSSLDEALTKANDSDYALCAGLFTEEESEAETWFDRIESGMCYVNRSQSATTGALVQAQPFGGWKFSGTTGKFAGGPWYLQQFMRQQSRTVVGDVGQP; encoded by the coding sequence ATGACATCTGGCCAATTTGAGAACGTACTCACAGTTCACACACATGAACAGAACGGAATGCTCGACGAATTCCATGAGGACTACGAGAACGCAGTCGAGGCGGTAGGAGACGACCTTGGTGAGAACCACCCACTGTGGATTAACGGGCAGGCCGTCGAAACGAACGAGTCGTTCACAGTCACCGACCCAGGTAATTTCGACCGAGTGATCGGCGAATTCGCCGCCGGGGGCCCAGAACACGTCGACGACGCAGTTGAGGCGGCTAACGATGCGTTCGACGACTGGAAGGATACTCCCTTCGACGAGCGCGTGGCGATCTTCCGTCAAGCGGCGGATCAGATCGAAGATCGAAAGTACGAGATCGCCGCAGTAATGGGCTTCGAGAACGGCAAGAACCGAACGGAAGCGCTTGCCGAAGTCGATGAAGCGATCGACTTCCTCCGCTATTACAGCGACGATTTCGAGCGCAACGAGGGCTACACGTCTGCGCCCGTAGAACCGACGCCCGGCCAGCGTTGTGTCAGTGACCTCCAACCGTACGGCGTATTCGGCGTCGTTACCCCGTTCAACTTCCCGTTTGCGATCCTCGTAGGAATGACCACCGGTGCCCTGATTACCGGAAACACCGCAGTGGTCAAACCGGCGAGTACCACACCCCTTACGGCTCACCTCTTCGTCGAGATTCTAACCGAAGCGGGCATCCCAGACGGGGTCGTCAACCTGGTTACTGGTGGCGGACGAGACGTCGGCCAGCCGATGATCGAGCACGAACACGTCGCCGGATTCGCTTTCACCGGCTCACGCGAGGTTGGCCTCAAGATTCAGGAAACATTCGACGAGATGGGCAAACGAGGACCAGTCATCGCTGAGCTCGGCGGGAAAAACCCGGTGATCGTAACCGACTCTGCGGACATCTCGAAAGCCGTCTCGGGCGTTAAGTTCGGTGCGTTCTCGTTCAGCGGGCAGAAGTGTTCGGCAACGTCCCGCGTTTACGTCCATACGGACGTTATCGACGAGTTCACCGAACGCCTGGTTGAGGAAACCAATAAGCTGTCCATCGGCCGGCCGGAGGACGAGGACACCGTCGTGTCACCCCTCATCGACGATGGTGCTCTCGAACGCTACAACGAGATTACCGAGCTGGCAGCGGCTGACGGCACGGTGCTGACTGGTGGCGAGACGGTCGACGACTCTGCACTGCCCGACGGCAGGTACGTACAGCCCACGGTCGTGGCGGACATTTCACACGGTCACGAGCTCGCCACGGACGAGCACTTCCTCCCGTTCGTTACTATCCACCCCGTCTCGAGCCTCGATGAGGCGCTCACAAAAGCCAACGATAGCGACTACGCCCTCTGTGCCGGACTCTTCACTGAAGAGGAATCAGAAGCTGAAACCTGGTTCGACCGTATCGAATCGGGAATGTGCTATGTCAACCGATCCCAGAGTGCGACGACTGGTGCACTGGTTCAGGCCCAGCCATTTGGTGGCTGGAAGTTCTCCGGTACGACCGGGAAGTTTGCCGGCGGCCCCTGGTATCTCCAGCAGTTCATGCGCCAGCAGAGCCGTACCGTCGTCGGCGACGTCGGACAGCCCTAA
- a CDS encoding S9 family peptidase, giving the protein MSYGTREDYERAEQFLPKNAESLVRNDDLEINWIDDQDRFWYRRDTRDGATFIDVNLVDDTVAPAFDHEHVASALSRTLGTTYTADELPFEEFEYGDDEATIRFTVDGTRFECELSAATGVEPVTASSSSSSTPSTSISPDGRWAAFIRDNDLYVRETTHGSVLRLTNDGEERYSYATPLRPPTELLDEDPSSDERPIDVQWSPDSRRLMTYRLDRRNATELALVQSTPDDQVRPKCVTYTYPLPGEVGLPVAEPIVFDIERRTQTPLDVDPIPILYYGSGPLFDWIEDGEHLTYYRRSRGFSSAQYIEANATSGASRVVFEDESDTVVDPYLSDTRAVDDGDRILVTSERSGWNHLYLVDGDSGEFVCQLTSGDWVVREVGYVDEEQQRVYFAASDREGDCDPYLRRWYRVNFDGSELTLLTPEPADHSVTISASGTYFVDSYSRVDEPPVTVVRRCDDGGVVKHLETADIDQLADTGWTAPTPFTATAADGETDLYGVMWRPSTFDPSAEYPVVEHVYTGPHDAHVPKRFDAYRSNGQAIAELGFIVVMIDGRGTGRRSKAFRDRSHKNLSRIGLEDHRAAIEQLAETHSHIDGSRVGIYGHSAGGYDAANALMRQGEFYDVAVSSSGNHDHRLDKASWNELWMGYPLDDHYETQSNVAFADRLEGKLLLVHGELDQNVPPAATRRLVNALIEANKDFDLLILPNRTHDLSDDRYFHRRRWDYFVRHLHGVEPPAEYEIDTYR; this is encoded by the coding sequence ATGAGCTACGGAACGCGTGAAGACTACGAGCGAGCCGAGCAATTTCTCCCGAAGAATGCCGAGTCGCTGGTGCGTAACGACGACCTCGAGATCAACTGGATCGACGACCAGGATCGATTCTGGTATCGACGAGATACTCGAGACGGGGCGACATTTATCGACGTCAACCTCGTGGACGACACGGTCGCGCCGGCGTTCGACCACGAACATGTGGCGAGTGCATTGTCGCGCACGCTGGGGACGACATACACGGCCGATGAGCTTCCCTTTGAGGAGTTCGAATACGGGGACGACGAGGCGACGATTCGCTTCACCGTCGACGGAACTCGATTCGAATGCGAGCTGTCGGCAGCGACTGGGGTCGAACCTGTGACTGCATCTTCGTCGTCCTCGTCAACGCCTTCGACGAGCATCTCTCCTGACGGTCGCTGGGCCGCGTTCATCAGGGACAACGACCTCTACGTTCGAGAGACCACCCACGGGTCGGTGCTTCGACTGACGAACGATGGCGAGGAGCGGTACAGCTATGCCACGCCACTGCGTCCCCCCACAGAGCTGCTCGATGAGGATCCGTCGAGTGACGAACGACCGATCGATGTGCAGTGGTCGCCCGATTCTCGGCGGCTGATGACGTATCGACTCGATCGTCGCAACGCCACCGAGTTGGCGCTCGTCCAATCGACCCCGGACGATCAGGTGCGCCCGAAGTGCGTTACCTACACGTACCCGCTTCCGGGAGAAGTCGGTCTCCCGGTCGCAGAGCCCATCGTATTCGACATCGAACGCCGTACCCAAACCCCCCTGGACGTCGACCCCATTCCGATCCTGTACTACGGATCGGGGCCGCTGTTCGACTGGATCGAGGACGGCGAGCACCTCACCTATTACCGGCGGTCGCGCGGGTTCTCGTCGGCCCAGTACATCGAAGCGAACGCGACGTCAGGTGCGTCCCGCGTAGTATTCGAAGACGAATCCGACACGGTCGTCGATCCTTATCTGTCCGATACACGGGCCGTCGATGACGGCGACCGGATACTCGTGACCTCCGAGCGAAGTGGCTGGAATCACCTGTACCTCGTCGACGGCGACTCGGGCGAATTCGTCTGCCAGCTCACGAGTGGCGACTGGGTGGTTCGCGAAGTGGGATACGTCGACGAAGAGCAGCAACGAGTTTATTTTGCGGCGAGCGACCGAGAGGGTGATTGTGATCCCTACCTCCGTCGCTGGTACCGGGTAAACTTCGATGGGAGTGAGTTAACCCTCTTGACCCCAGAACCAGCCGACCACTCGGTCACCATCTCGGCGTCGGGAACGTACTTCGTGGATTCGTACTCGCGAGTCGACGAACCGCCGGTCACCGTCGTGCGACGGTGCGATGATGGTGGGGTCGTCAAGCACCTCGAAACAGCCGATATCGACCAACTGGCCGACACCGGATGGACGGCGCCGACGCCGTTCACCGCGACGGCAGCGGACGGCGAAACCGACCTCTACGGCGTCATGTGGCGACCGTCGACGTTCGATCCGTCAGCCGAGTATCCGGTCGTCGAGCACGTCTACACCGGGCCCCACGACGCTCACGTACCAAAACGCTTCGACGCCTACCGATCTAACGGCCAGGCAATCGCTGAACTCGGCTTCATCGTGGTCATGATCGACGGCCGTGGAACAGGTCGTCGGTCGAAGGCGTTCCGGGATCGCTCGCATAAAAACCTGAGCCGGATCGGTCTCGAGGATCACCGAGCAGCCATCGAGCAACTGGCTGAGACGCATTCGCACATCGACGGAAGCCGAGTCGGCATCTACGGCCACTCCGCTGGTGGCTACGACGCAGCGAACGCGCTCATGCGACAGGGCGAGTTCTACGACGTCGCAGTCTCCTCCAGTGGCAACCACGATCATCGCCTCGACAAAGCTTCGTGGAACGAGCTCTGGATGGGCTACCCGCTCGACGATCACTATGAAACACAATCGAACGTCGCATTCGCCGACCGACTCGAGGGGAAGTTACTCCTCGTCCACGGCGAACTCGATCAAAACGTCCCGCCGGCTGCCACTCGTCGGCTGGTAAACGCGCTCATCGAAGCCAACAAAGATTTCGACCTGTTGATATTGCCGAACCGAACCCACGACCTCAGCGACGATCGGTACTTCCATCGCCGCCGATGGGATTACTTCGTCCGACACCTCCACGGCGTCGAGCCACCGGCCGAATACGAAATCGATACCTATCGCTGA
- a CDS encoding ABC transporter permease — MSTEHETFEDVDWDEIDRERGGIPLRTVALVGTYTLLVLAFLYDWLVLPSGVPLIEVDGVGSISISPVDWLFIATMLALFFFVVIPLYQNKRMTLHYWAQFKQNRMAILSLIYLFIIFLIGTIGPLFLDPPRLEMMSAYQPPIGMTVDSAIPLDCTGTVSDGNCYGTWSHPFGTTHEGKDILVSVIYGMQVSMKIGLISTLIIIVIATIVGTASAYFGGAVDEILMRYVDIQITFPTFFLYLLLVYLIGGSLFVMIVIFGLTGWGGIARIVRSEALQRREESYIMAAQNAGASGFYIMRHHLVPNVSNSVITAATLLIPGLILYEAALSFLGLGDPTIPSWGQVIADGRNDLHDAWWISTIPGIFLFMTILAFNFLGDALRDALDPRLDH; from the coding sequence ATGTCGACGGAACACGAAACCTTCGAGGACGTCGATTGGGACGAAATCGATCGCGAACGAGGGGGAATTCCGTTGCGAACAGTCGCCCTCGTCGGGACGTACACCCTTCTCGTCCTGGCGTTCTTGTACGATTGGTTGGTTCTCCCAAGCGGAGTGCCACTCATCGAAGTCGACGGGGTCGGCTCTATCAGTATTTCGCCGGTCGACTGGCTCTTTATCGCAACGATGCTTGCACTGTTTTTCTTTGTCGTCATTCCACTGTATCAGAACAAACGAATGACGCTCCATTACTGGGCCCAGTTCAAGCAGAACAGGATGGCAATCCTGAGCTTGATTTACCTATTCATCATCTTCCTGATCGGGACGATCGGTCCGCTCTTTCTGGATCCACCCCGCCTCGAGATGATGAGCGCGTATCAGCCGCCCATTGGAATGACGGTCGATAGCGCGATTCCGCTCGATTGTACCGGTACGGTGTCGGACGGGAATTGCTACGGCACCTGGAGCCATCCCTTCGGGACGACACACGAAGGGAAAGACATCCTGGTGAGCGTTATCTACGGGATGCAAGTCAGTATGAAAATCGGCCTCATCTCGACGCTGATCATCATCGTCATCGCGACGATCGTCGGCACGGCCTCGGCCTACTTCGGTGGAGCGGTCGACGAAATCCTCATGCGGTACGTCGACATCCAGATCACGTTCCCGACGTTCTTCCTCTACTTGTTGCTCGTGTACCTCATCGGCGGGAGCCTGTTCGTGATGATCGTAATCTTCGGTCTCACCGGGTGGGGTGGGATCGCTCGCATCGTTCGGAGCGAGGCGCTCCAGCGTCGCGAAGAGTCATACATCATGGCCGCACAGAACGCAGGGGCGAGTGGGTTCTACATTATGCGCCACCACCTCGTTCCCAACGTCTCGAACAGCGTCATCACTGCGGCGACGCTGCTCATTCCAGGATTAATCCTGTACGAGGCCGCGTTGTCGTTCCTCGGACTCGGAGATCCGACCATCCCCTCGTGGGGCCAGGTGATCGCCGACGGTCGGAACGACTTACACGACGCCTGGTGGATCTCGACTATCCCTGGGATCTTCCTGTTCATGACGATCCTGGCGTTCAACTTCCTCGGTGACGCGCTACGAGACGCACTTGATCCACGACTAGACCACTAA
- a CDS encoding Xaa-Pro peptidase family protein: MGSALDRRRSRCQSMLQRRGIDGLVVGPGSNMYYLTGFIDEPSERHLLFVVPAEGDPTFVAPTMYDEQIRNTSQIKSVRLWDDGGGPDTVLEDVLDVFGAGDTILVGDTLWATFLLDLQSRLPGVEFERASTVVGELRMQKDEPELEALRQAATISDQVSRDVRSLGVDAIGMTEAELAAEIDRRLSDAGTTGPAFETIVGSGPNGAHPHHRRSDREIRPGDAVVLDFGATVDQYPGDQTRTVVFDGEPPERFRSVHETVNAALEAGIESVEPGVTASVVDAVVRQVIEDAGYGEFFTHRTGHGVGLDVHEQPYIVEGNDHTLEPGMVFSVEPGIYLDGEFGVRIEDLVVVTEDGCERLNDSPRTWRAL, from the coding sequence ATGGGTTCAGCACTCGACCGACGACGCAGCCGATGTCAGTCAATGCTCCAGCGACGCGGGATCGACGGGCTCGTTGTCGGCCCCGGATCGAACATGTACTACTTGACCGGGTTCATCGACGAGCCGAGTGAACGCCATCTCCTTTTCGTCGTCCCTGCCGAGGGAGATCCAACGTTCGTCGCACCGACGATGTACGATGAACAGATTCGTAACACGAGCCAAATCAAGAGCGTCCGACTCTGGGACGACGGAGGCGGGCCGGACACGGTACTCGAGGACGTTCTTGACGTGTTTGGAGCCGGTGACACGATTCTCGTCGGTGACACGCTGTGGGCGACGTTCCTCCTCGACTTGCAGTCCCGGCTTCCAGGGGTCGAATTCGAGCGTGCGAGCACAGTCGTCGGCGAACTCCGGATGCAGAAAGACGAACCGGAGCTCGAGGCACTTCGGCAGGCGGCAACGATCTCCGATCAGGTGAGTCGGGACGTTCGATCCCTCGGTGTCGATGCGATCGGGATGACCGAGGCGGAACTCGCGGCGGAGATTGACCGACGTCTCTCGGACGCTGGCACCACCGGCCCGGCGTTCGAAACCATCGTCGGCTCGGGCCCTAACGGCGCACACCCCCACCATCGGCGCAGTGACCGCGAGATTCGACCAGGCGATGCGGTCGTCCTCGACTTCGGGGCGACGGTCGATCAGTATCCCGGCGACCAGACGCGGACAGTCGTCTTCGACGGCGAGCCACCTGAACGGTTCCGATCGGTACACGAGACCGTCAACGCGGCACTCGAGGCTGGAATCGAATCGGTCGAACCGGGTGTTACCGCCAGCGTCGTCGACGCTGTGGTTCGCCAGGTCATTGAAGACGCCGGCTACGGCGAATTCTTCACCCACAGAACCGGCCACGGTGTCGGCCTGGATGTCCACGAGCAGCCCTACATCGTCGAGGGGAACGACCACACGCTCGAGCCGGGTATGGTTTTCAGCGTGGAACCCGGAATTTACCTCGATGGCGAGTTCGGCGTCCGGATCGAAGATCTCGTCGTCGTGACCGAAGACGGTTGCGAGCGCCTCAATGACTCACCGCGAACGTGGCGGGCACTCTGA
- a CDS encoding ABC transporter ATP-binding protein, whose protein sequence is MTTEPLLSVRSLHTHFHVNETVRAVDGVSFDVNAGETVCIVGESGSGKTVTGESITRLFASPPGEIPEGSIRFKGREVTEMDDTELRELRGGHISHIFQNPQGALNPVYTIGWQIMEAITLHQDVSKEEAREQAISLLDRVGIPEPVERLRQYPHEFSGGMKQRVIIAIALACQPDLLIADEPTTALDVTIQAQIISLLNDLQEEFGIGIIFITHDLGVVAEIADRVIVMYAGKIMERGDVMDIFKEPAHPYTRALFDCLPESGSLGGIPGTLPDPTAIPPGCRFAVRCEYDVDECWSGDQPAFESATGTDHEVSCLHYRTGSDQSVLASVGSTNTDESALANGGDHNDAE, encoded by the coding sequence ATGACGACAGAACCACTCCTCTCGGTGCGAAGCTTGCACACCCACTTCCACGTCAACGAGACTGTGCGCGCTGTTGACGGCGTCTCTTTCGATGTGAACGCCGGTGAAACAGTCTGCATCGTCGGCGAATCGGGAAGCGGGAAAACGGTAACTGGCGAATCGATTACGAGATTATTTGCGAGTCCACCCGGCGAGATTCCTGAGGGATCGATTCGGTTCAAGGGGCGTGAAGTGACGGAGATGGACGACACCGAACTCCGCGAACTTCGCGGCGGACACATCAGTCACATCTTCCAGAATCCGCAGGGGGCACTCAACCCAGTGTACACCATCGGCTGGCAGATAATGGAAGCGATTACGCTCCATCAGGATGTCTCAAAGGAGGAGGCGCGAGAACAGGCAATTAGCTTGCTGGACCGGGTTGGCATACCCGAACCAGTAGAACGTCTCCGACAGTACCCCCACGAGTTCAGCGGTGGGATGAAACAACGCGTCATCATCGCCATCGCACTCGCATGTCAGCCCGACCTGCTTATCGCCGACGAGCCGACGACGGCACTGGACGTCACGATTCAGGCCCAGATCATCTCGCTATTGAACGATCTTCAGGAGGAATTCGGCATCGGCATCATTTTCATTACGCACGATCTAGGCGTCGTTGCCGAAATCGCCGATAGAGTCATCGTGATGTACGCAGGGAAGATCATGGAACGTGGAGACGTGATGGACATCTTCAAGGAACCAGCCCATCCGTACACCAGGGCGTTGTTCGATTGCCTCCCGGAATCGGGTTCACTCGGCGGAATCCCGGGAACCTTACCGGATCCGACGGCGATACCGCCCGGATGCCGGTTCGCGGTGCGGTGTGAGTATGACGTCGACGAGTGCTGGAGCGGCGACCAACCCGCATTCGAATCCGCAACCGGAACCGACCACGAGGTGTCGTGTCTCCACTACCGTACTGGATCCGACCAGTCTGTGTTGGCTTCCGTCGGCTCGACCAACACGGACGAGAGTGCGCTGGCAAATGGAGGAGATCACAATGACGCAGAGTAA
- a CDS encoding DMT family transporter — MYRTRVRPVITPYLFVLAPLLAAALWGGLYVVSKWGFNTVPPLTLAFLRITVGSIALLIIVRLKYPNRTTSRRDVLGFTALGVVVAVSIVTQFVGTDLTTASQGSLITVLTPVFTVALGIVVLGERLTGRLLTGLVLAAVGTIIVLSGQYDLTDLRGGATVGIGMLLIASATWAVYTVWGKPLIERYSALETAAYSSAVAVPVTGILVPYEILTTEFSPHLLLVTPSIVVAILYLGLAGTAGAWYLWYKGMEYGDASVVSAFFFAQPVVGAAFGAVFLGEQLGSRFLIGGVVMAVGVYLVATTHSTERGCDTSTREVAPVPRSNNH, encoded by the coding sequence ATGTACAGAACACGGGTCAGGCCAGTGATCACACCGTATCTGTTCGTGCTGGCCCCCCTTCTGGCAGCAGCGCTCTGGGGCGGACTCTACGTCGTGAGCAAGTGGGGATTCAATACTGTCCCGCCTCTCACGCTTGCGTTCCTCAGAATCACGGTCGGATCGATAGCCCTGTTGATAATCGTCCGCCTGAAATATCCGAATCGAACCACTTCGCGACGAGATGTTCTTGGATTTACCGCACTCGGGGTTGTCGTCGCTGTCTCGATCGTTACACAGTTCGTCGGAACCGATCTCACGACGGCGAGCCAGGGGTCGCTGATTACGGTGTTGACCCCGGTTTTCACGGTCGCGCTGGGAATCGTGGTGCTCGGAGAGCGTCTCACGGGACGACTCCTTACCGGTCTGGTTCTGGCAGCGGTTGGAACGATCATCGTCCTCTCGGGCCAGTACGATCTTACCGATCTTCGTGGTGGCGCGACAGTGGGGATAGGGATGTTGCTAATCGCGAGCGCGACGTGGGCGGTATATACTGTCTGGGGGAAGCCGCTTATCGAACGCTACTCTGCCCTCGAGACGGCCGCGTATTCGAGTGCGGTGGCAGTTCCGGTTACCGGGATTCTCGTGCCGTACGAGATCCTAACGACTGAGTTCTCACCGCATCTACTGCTAGTTACCCCATCGATTGTCGTGGCCATCCTCTATCTGGGACTCGCTGGGACAGCCGGCGCGTGGTATCTCTGGTACAAGGGAATGGAGTACGGCGACGCGAGCGTCGTCTCTGCGTTTTTCTTCGCACAGCCCGTTGTCGGGGCAGCGTTCGGGGCCGTTTTTCTCGGTGAGCAGCTGGGATCACGGTTTCTTATTGGCGGGGTCGTCATGGCTGTGGGAGTTTATCTGGTGGCAACGACCCACTCGACAGAACGTGGTTGTGACACATCCACGAGGGAGGTCGCTCCCGTACCCCGGTCAAACAACCATTGA
- a CDS encoding helix-turn-helix domain-containing protein gives MIRLTLTIRQDDCPLSEASAAHEIAFVTPHWYYHHDKSRLELRVLAAGENRKAVTAGLDIVQSHQETESFELLALQRSNARARLTLKTTQAMGTVISHDGYLTGPFRNVDGTEQWEIGFDDAASAESALDDLHADNTLTEYERTQLDLATVFEGVRATEVGTAVIEACRTLTPTERKTVRHAIEAGYYDVPRSATLEDLATAFDVSSAATSKTIRRAETKLLSPVGSVLDSEPIEEENRSLKGHVNR, from the coding sequence ATGATCAGGCTTACATTGACCATTCGCCAGGACGATTGTCCCCTTAGCGAGGCCAGTGCAGCCCACGAAATCGCTTTCGTAACCCCGCATTGGTACTACCACCACGACAAATCCCGCCTCGAATTACGGGTACTCGCGGCGGGAGAGAACCGGAAAGCCGTCACGGCCGGGCTCGACATCGTTCAGTCACATCAAGAAACAGAGTCGTTCGAACTGCTGGCGCTACAGCGGTCGAACGCAAGGGCTCGGCTCACGTTGAAAACAACCCAGGCGATGGGAACAGTTATCAGTCACGATGGATACCTTACCGGCCCGTTCAGAAACGTTGACGGAACCGAACAGTGGGAGATCGGCTTCGACGATGCGGCGTCGGCGGAGTCGGCGCTCGATGATCTCCACGCGGACAACACACTCACTGAGTACGAGCGGACCCAGCTTGACCTGGCAACCGTCTTCGAGGGAGTTCGAGCCACCGAGGTCGGTACGGCGGTGATCGAGGCGTGTCGAACCCTGACACCGACCGAACGGAAGACGGTGCGTCATGCGATCGAGGCGGGCTACTACGATGTACCGCGATCAGCGACTCTGGAAGATCTGGCGACAGCTTTCGACGTATCCTCAGCTGCGACATCGAAGACAATTCGGCGTGCTGAGACGAAGCTACTCTCACCGGTAGGTTCAGTTCTCGACTCGGAACCCATCGAAGAAGAAAACCGCTCTCTCAAGGGGCACGTTAACCGTTGA